The genomic interval TACCACCTCCTGTGAAAGCATTGCCGTCAACTCTGGGTCCGACTCAACGGCCACTCTCCCAGAAGGGGCCAGCGCTGCCAAGTCTTCTTCCCCAGAGAACTTAAACCCAACCTCCAATGCAGTGACCGACATCTGATCGCAAATGTCACATGTTTTGCTTTTTTAGCTGCACTTATCTGTGCACTCGTAGGGCAAAACACCACTGCCTTTTCTCCAACAGAGGAATATCTCTCAAGCGAAGGCTATTGGAAGAACAAGTAAAGATGACTGCTTAGACCCACAGCAAAACACTGAATGAGTTAGTTGCCAGGCAgcttatatatttgtatttccGGTGGAGTGGCTTGGCATGCTAATCTCACTCGCCATTCTTCAATGGAGGTTTTGTTACTGCACAAAGGTAATTGGGCTCCCAAGTAAGACCCCATATGTCAGTCGAACGTGTCTGAATGAAAGGGAACTGACATAAGCGCAAATATCAGATAAGGTCAAAATATCTTCAGGGCCCAAAACACCTATAAAATCCTAAAAAATAGGATTAAACTCTGATATCCTTAACTTATCTGGCAATATTTATACATGACaacataaataaatgcttatgtgcagtcattttaaatgaatgaacCTGTTGGTTTTCTTACCTCAAACAGCATTAGCTGAATAGTTCCATCTTGAGAAGTTGGTGACTGACTCACAGGTTGGACTTCAGGTTTTATCCTCACTATCAACACAGTAACTCAAGTGTAAATAGGTTTGTAAAAAATTTGTGTTCTTTAATAACTACTAAATTTCCtaacacaaattaatttagGATCGTGCTTCCATAAGTGTCATTACTATAAGAAAAAACACTACAGGTTATGTTCATGCTGAACATTAGGTGgattcattttactttattctgAGAAAAGATTGTTAATTAGAGCACTGGCTGATGAAGTGTGATCTTCCAGAATACTCACCTCCTACTGTAATCTCTTTTGTTCTGTCTCCGCTGATGACCTGACAATGATAATCTCCAACATCTGAGACACTGAAGTTATTTAGATGTAAGGACACATTTCCCCTCTCCAGCTCGTGAGTGACGAGACTCACTCTGTCTTTGTAAGCCCTCCCCTCAATCACGTGTCTGTTCTTGTAGACACAAGCACAGTCCGTCTCCTTAAACCATTTGATCTGCATGGTGGTGGCACAGATTTCAGGAGACAAGTAGCAAGGAACAGTGAATTCAGACCCCGTAGAAATTGTTGCTTTTTGAGTTGTTTGGGGAATGACGAGATGAAAATGATCTGTGAggaaaagagagaaagacagtAAAAGTACTAGTGCGTTTAAGTCTTTCACACAAAGCACGAGTGTTCTTAGAAAACGAATAACTTGTTAATGACTTCAAGAAAACTCACCATTGCTTGAGACGCCTGTGCTGAAATTCTAATTTAgattcaaacaaaaaaaagattttaaactTCTTAGTCCAACGTAACATCTAAACATTCATTTTACAGTGATTCTTTATATAAAGGTCACAACATGGGGCTAGTATAATACTGTACATATATAATATGCAGTATGAGGAGAACACAGTGGGGTAAATACTGATGCAGCTTTTATTAATTTATGCTTCATTTATCAATGAATGGTGTGATGAAGACTTTAAAACAATtgtgtaaatgtattaatggaATATGCGCACATACCCTATGTTGTTTCTTTTCTGATTGACTTGATGAGTCTATAATGAATCGCAAATAAACACataataaaaacacaacaacacacaaacactcctTACAGAAAAGATCCACACAAACAGAGGTGCATATTGAGTATACAATGAGGAGATTTTAAGACAACTTACTTTTGGATGGTTCTATCGTCTTTTTATCCTGATTGAGATAAAATGGTTTTACAATGCATTTACaatttaatattaaacataATTCCCAAGTTTTATTACTACTTTATTATTCCTGGAACGTTGCACTCTTTATTTGAGACCAGTATTTCTTACCtataatgttatttaaaatCTCCTTCTttgacttaaaaaataaaataaaataaaaataattgcatTTATCTTACCATTATATAAAGCAAATTAAAATGTCAATGGAAGGACAGAAACCATTaagatttcattaaaatgtaaatgttttagtaaatctggcctgTAGTTGTTACAAAACGTAGTGTGTAGGTCGAACTCAAAACACAAAGAACACAGCAGACACATGTAACACACTATTATTATAAAGAAAGAGAAATCCACAAGAACTCTTACCTTATAAAGCATTGACTGAGCATTTCCATCTTGAAATATTGGTGACTGACTCATAGATTGGACACCAGGATCGAGCCtcactaaaaataaataaataaataataacttgTGTATCAATATGTTTATATGGAAATGTAATACTTAGATAATTTAACCAGTAGATAAATTATTGCATATGAACAGAACACTTTATGCTGTAGCTATCTGTTTGTAAGTATCTTACTGTATACTTACTTTGTTATTAAATGTTCTTACTACTATTTCATGTAGAATATTCAAATTGGAACCAATGCCCTGACATATCAGTCTCACTGTATTTTACACCGGGATTAACTGTTAAAAGTTAACATCTTGAATGTTCCAGTGATAAATTGAAGAGTAAGGCTAAAATATATCCATACAGTAGATTTGGTTGATAGTTTACTGATCACATACTGATGAGGATCTAAAGTACCTCTAGATTTCGGTTTTAGCTCAGATTCAGATTCTGACTGGACAGAGAACTGTAGCGAACTGCTCACCTCGTACTGTTATCTCCTCGGTTTTATCTTTACTGGTGACCTGACAGTGGTAGTTTCCAACATCTGACAACATGAAGTTTTTCAGAACTAAGGACACATTTCCTTTTCCAAGCTTGTGAGTGAACATACTAACTCTGTCCTTGAAGAAAACCCCTTCTGTCAGCCGCCTGTCCTTATACAGGCAAACACAGGCTGTATCTTTAGACCACCTGATCTCCATATCAAGAGCACTGATTCCAGGAGACAAGTGACATGGAATAATGAAATCACATCCCAAAGAAACCCTTGCTTCATCTGCTGCACTGGGAGCAACCAGCTGAAAGTTTTCTGTgaagaaaagagagaaagatggACTTTCCACTTTTACATACATGTGCAAAGTGCAATTTTCTTTGGTGGAATAAGAAGGATTTTTAAACTTACTGACTTCCATCTTAGAATACCAATTGAGGCGAAAGAAAAGACATgaatggtttttatttttatttgtttttatattaaattatgaatattttatttatacatgATTAAATTATTAATCACATAATGTATTAATGTGTAAACATACCTCATATCGGTTCTTGTTTGTTTCATTGGGATCTGTAGCTTGAATTTTGGTTCCCATTCTGTTATCCTAATTgagataagaaaaaaaaatgcagtttaatTATCTGATAAATATGTTTATGGGGATGTATGCATACATGTagtgtgtgtacacacacacacacacacacaataacacacacaataacacacacacacacacacacacacacacacacacacacacacacacacacacacacacacacacacacacacacacacacacacacacacacacacaaacacacacacacacacacacacacacacacacacacacacttactgtaaaataaagatattttaaacCACAGTGAGTGTTAGTTAATATATTAATGTGCACACAAACCTGAAGCTGATTGTCTGAATTACTGTGATATGCAGATTGGTTTAACTCTACAAAGCAGAAGAAAATGAATAGGCTACCATCTTCTCTATGACAAGATAATAgttcagacagacagtcagtaAGATTTAGTCTTTATCCTCGCCAACGCTGaatttattttaagaaaaaaaaacaataatactgaaatattattacaacaaaaatgttttttttttcaagaatctttgatgaatagaaagttcaaaagacaATTTATTTGGAATATAAATATGTTGTAACATATTATCTTACTGAGCCCATCTTGAAAGGAAGTATAAATCTGCTTGTTTTGTTCAGATTTTAAAAGAATGACAAAATCCCAATGAGTGATTTTAAGAACTTACTGTTGCTTTTTCCCCCCATTTTGTAATCCTAATTAAGAAAAAGTTTTGAATTTTCAGCTTGTCCAGACAAATATCATAACACAAAAAAGATTTGTATTTACTCTGTAATTCCTCACAATGAAAGAGTCACAACATTAAAGTAGGGCTGGgtaaaaatattgatttctcgATTTTAATCGATTtttcaaaacaatatttttaaatCCCAAGAATCGATTAGTCATCCTGTTTTCAGTAAATGAAGGAAATAAACATTGTATTGCCCCTCCCATCCAATGAATACCAATAATCTGTATGCTTTactaaagctacactgtgtgatattttcccccatctagtggtgaaaaggtatatgaccatccagtgaataatagtttctgttcctttcaatttcgatttcgtttcaactcctatggtggccgatttagtcaaagattatggcttccagttcgacctcttcggtgagtgttgcttcaagtgatgaggttacttttgaaaacgattataatttgcagttatttaatttgccaaatgatctatgatcaatttaatctatgtaaaatgaataatagtttcacgttttcgttattttttttccatttcattgctaacatcagctatcaggttcccagacgaatgcaagctaatcttagtaaagtaacttttatcagagctatcgttattctgtatattgtacgacatcactagcgtaaggcaaacaaattataatgcaattaaaatatgaatctcatgttatccgtcatagaac from Pseudorasbora parva isolate DD20220531a chromosome 3, ASM2467924v1, whole genome shotgun sequence carries:
- the LOC137071649 gene encoding butyrophilin-like protein 2; translated protein: MAGRGGNDFKLVIPKRGERVKINSGSTLTVSCHLSPAISAVDMEVSWYGETSCVCAYKNRKMTPGVDYEDRASLFIHDLMKGNVSLRVSDYREADLGVYMCQVTGGNTTQQITVNVAEEVSAIFKDFFTVDYKMGGKSNKLNQSAYHSNSDNQLQDNRMGTKIQATDPNETNKNRYEHSCLFFRLNWYSKMEVSKFKNPSYSTKENCTLHMYVKVESPSFSLFFTENFQLVAPSAADEARVSLGCDFIIPCHLSPGISALDMEIRWSKDTACVCLYKDRRLTEGVFFKDRVSMFTHKLGKGNVSLVLKNFMLSDVGNYHCQVTSKDKTEEITVRVRLDPGVQSMSQSPIFQDGNAQSMLYKDKKTIEPSKNSSSQSEKKQHRNFSTGVSSNDHFHLVIPQTTQKATISTGSEFTVPCYLSPEICATTMQIKWFKETDCACVYKNRHVIEGRAYKDRVSLVTHELERGNVSLHLNNFSVSDVGDYHCQVISGDRTKEITVGVRIKPEVQPVSQSPTSQDGTIQLMLFEIHKIWTEEETNKMDESALMSEMKVNNVQELHQMLIKAYTEKDRQLERTEQALRETRKNLDRALKLHP